The Hevea brasiliensis isolate MT/VB/25A 57/8 chromosome 1, ASM3005281v1, whole genome shotgun sequence genome has a window encoding:
- the LOC110649977 gene encoding putative disease resistance protein RGA3 — MAETLVSIALQQLAKIMEEQVKLVTGVEEDVRTLKSNLQSIQGVLVEAEKKQFENVPIKQWLDNLKDVSYAIDDVLDEWSTAIVRAQTEEDDFSHSWFESQLLQFPFLRQVCSFLPINSCFACTEFGNRYEIARKIKKLNARLDDIAKERKRYTFKLTEGNEEVNKPLVVTSAIDVAEVKGREQDKTAIKKMLMVESGNRSNLQLQVVSIAGIGGLGKTTLAKLVYNDKDVEKYFENRVWVSVSKPFDEVKIAKSILEILTDAASFFNEFETIMQHIQKLVKGKRFLLVLDDVWEDGPSKWERMRDSFTSASLGSSILLTTRDMSVPGNMGCRRDCLFKLGKLSLEDCWSIFSEIAFFQKNNEERGRLEAIGREIVEKCDGLPMAAKTLACLLRSKQSWKEWQSVLDSEVWELDGLWEKGSETQSGFASLWLSYYNMVSELRPCFSYCSIFPKDHEIKKDVLIQLWMAQGYLRQTPAEDMERIGEKYFQNLAAFSFFEELKKDDYGNIISCKMYNIVHDFAKYIRKNECLSIKVDGGEELRTDSLGKEVRHLRVMLGKEVSFPSSIYRLKNLRSLWVQSKGNSMIGAALPNLFSGLTCLRTLNLSNCNIVEIPSTISKLIHLRQIDLSYNKELKELPETLCELYNLQTLNISWCVSLVKLPRGIEKLINLRHLNNGGFEGVLPKGIRRLSCLRSLDRFGIGHDGEESCTLGDMKGLNSLQGYFCIRGLENVADVDEGKQAELKKKTEVSPLELRFGKGDAEWRKSHDGELLDALEPPPYVQELRVYDYQGSTVFPTWMISLTSLKTLLLTNCKACQHLPPLGQLPSLEFLRIWGMDGIKKVGPEFLGTETQSALVVAFPRLIKLRFVRMRNLEGWADEFSIKRTIMPRLRTLSFAWCPKLKAVPDQMLGKATLQELIFTCSPILKQRYQKGTGEDWHKISHIPNIKVWNFGEKRFLKLLEERGLILHS; from the exons ATGGCTGAGACGCTTGTTTCTATAGCCCTACAGCAGCTGGCGAAAATCATGGAAGAACAGGTGAAGCTTGTAACTGGTGTAGAGGAAGATGTTAGAACCCTCAAAAGCAATCTCCAGTCTATCCAAGGTGTGCTGGTTGAAGCAGAGAAGAAACAATTTGAAAATGTTCCCATCAAGCAATGGTTGGATAACCTTAAGGATGTGTCCTATGCAATCGACGATGTGCTGGACGAGTGGAGCACAGCCATTGTTAGAGCACAGactgaggaagatgacttttccCACAGCTGGTTCGAGAGCCAACTCCTTCAGTTTCCTTTTCTCAGACAAGTATGTTCCTTCCTCCCAATAAATTCTTGCTTTGCTTGCACTGAATTTGGTAACCGCTATGAGATTGCTCGTAAGATTAAGAAACTAAATGCAAGGCTAGATGATATTGCCAAGGAGAGAAAGAGGTATACTTTTAAATTAACTGAGGGAAATGAAGAAGTTAATAAACCGCTTGTTGTTACTTCTGCTATTGATGTAGCTGAAGTGAAGGGTAGAGAGCAAGATAAAACTGCAATTAAGAAAATGTTAATGGTTGAGAGCGGTAATAGATCAAACCTGCAGCTGCAGGTTGTTTCTATTGCAGGGATCGGGGGGTTGGGAAAAACTACTTTAGCCAAACTAGTCTACAATGACAAAGATgtggagaagtattttgagaacAGAGTATGGGTTTCTGTCTCAAAGCCCTTTGATGAGGTTAAGATAGCAAAATCAATCCTAGAAATTCTTACTGATGCTGCTTCATTTTTTAATGAATTTGAAACTATAATGCAACACATACAAAAATTAGTTAAGGGGAAAAGGTTTCTGCTTGTCTTGGATGATGTGTGGGAAGATGGTCCGAGCAAGTGGGAAAGAATGAGAGATTCTTTCACATCTGCTTCACTAGGAAGCAGTATTTTGCTGACCACTCGAGATATGAGTGTACCAGGGAACATGGGTTGCAGGAGAGATTGCTTATTCAAACTAGGAAAATTATCCCTGGAGGATTGTTGGTCAATATTTAGTGAAATTGCCTTCTTTCAGAAAAATAACGAAGAGAGAGGACGTTTAGAAGCTATTGGTAGGGAAATTGTAGAGAAGTGTGATGGTTTACCTATGGCTGCAAAAACTTTAGCATGTCTTTTGCGCTCGAAACAATCATGGAAAGAGTGGCAGAGTGTCTTGGATAGTGAGGTGTGGGAACTGGATGGGTTATGGGAAAAGGGCTCAGAAACTCAAAGTGGTTTTGCCTCCTTGTGGTTGAGCTATTATAACATGGTTTCAGAACTGAGACCATGTTTTTCGTATTGTTCTATCTTCCCTAAGGACCATGAGATAAAAAAAGATGTCTTGATTCAATTGTGGATGGCTCAGGGATATCTTAGGCAAACACCTGCAGAAGACATGGAGAGAATTGGTGAAAAGTACTTCCAAAATTTAGCTGCATTTTCTTTCTTTGAAGAGTTGAAAAAAGATGATTATGGTAATATAATAAGCTGTAAGATGTATAACATAGTGCATGATTTTGCCAAATACATTAGAAAGAATGAATGTTTAAGCATTAAGGTTGATGGTGGCGAAGAGTTGAGGACGGACTCTCTCGGAAAAGAAGTGCGCCACTTAAGGGTAATGCTTGGGAAAGAGGTCTCATTCCCTAGCTCCATTTATAGGCTAAAGAATCTGCGTAGTCTCTGGGTTCAAAGTAAAGGGAATTCGATGATCGGGGCAGCCCTGCCTAATTTATTCAGTGGATTGACTTGTTTGAGAACCTTAAACCTGAGCAACTGTAACATTGTAGAAATTCCATCCACAATAAGCAAACTCATCCATTTGAGACAAATTGATTTGTCTTACAATAAGGAACTGAAGGAGTTGCCTGAAACATTATGTGAATTATATAATTTGCAAACCTTGAATATCAGTTGGTGTGTTAGCTTAGTAAAACTGCCTCGTGGTATAGAAAAGCTAATCAACTTGAGGCATCTGAACAATGGAGGTTTTGAAGGAGTCCTGCCAAAAGGGATCAGGAGATTAAGTTGTCTGAGATCATTAGATCGGTTTGGCATTGGACATGATGGTGAAGAATCATGCACTCTTGGAGACATGAAGGGCTTAAACAGCCTTCAAGGATACTTCTGTATCAGGGGGTTAGAAAATGTTGCTGATGTTGATGAGGGAAAACAAGCAGAACTCAAGAAAAAGACAGAAGTCTCTCCTTTGGAATTAAGGTTTGGCAAAGGGGATGCAGAGTGGAGGAAAAGCCATGATGGGGAATTGCTAGACGCCTTGGAGCCACCTCCATATGTGCAAGAATTAAGGGTATATGACTACCAAGGCAGCACAGTGTTTCCAACCTGGATGATTTCCTTAACTAGTTTGAAGACGCTTTTGCTTACCAATTGTAAAGCCTGTCAACATTTGCCTCCTCTGGGGCAGCTCCCTTCCCTTGAATTTCTTCGGATATGGGGTATGGATGGAATAAAAAAGGTGGGTCCTGAGTTCCTGGGAACAGAAACTCAGTCCGCATTGGTGGTTGCATTTCCCAGACTGATAAAACTTCGTTTCGTGCGCATGCGGAATTTGGAAGGATGGGCTGATGAGTTTAGCATTAAAAGAACAATAATGCCAAGGCTTCGCACTCTGTCCTTTGCTTGGTGCCCAAAGTTGAAGGCAGTGCCAGATCAGATGCTGGGGAAGGCAACATTGCAAGAGTTAATATTCACTTGCTCCCCTATTCTGAAACAACGTTACCAGAAGGGGACTGGAGAGGATTGGCACAAAATCTCTCACATTCCTAACATCAAAGTTTGGAACTTCGGAGAGAAACGGTTCTTGAAATTGCTAGAG GAGAGAGGACTGATCCTTCATTCCTAA